One region of Bradyrhizobium betae genomic DNA includes:
- a CDS encoding 4'-phosphopantetheinyl transferase family protein, translating into MADDRIELFVGLIETFDAPGAVDACRRLLSVDERVRADRFMFERHRRQYIFAHAMLRLALSRVAPNVAPSDWSFAAGRYGRPFVAAPATSAALHFSLSHADGCVACVVSRHEAVGIDVETVSRRVAPLSTALRFFAPEEVETLRGLPEPAAIERFFDYWTLKEAYLKARGFGLNLPLDAFAMQVSQEAIEISFKPDITDDPQGWRFSLCSPSPSHRLAIADGSRADGGLPITRNAWPLQEAAE; encoded by the coding sequence ATGGCAGACGACAGAATTGAACTGTTTGTCGGACTGATCGAGACCTTTGACGCGCCGGGCGCAGTCGATGCGTGCCGACGCCTGCTCTCGGTCGACGAACGGGTCCGCGCCGACCGCTTCATGTTCGAGCGGCATCGGCGGCAGTATATCTTTGCCCACGCAATGCTGCGCCTGGCGTTGTCCAGGGTCGCGCCCAACGTCGCGCCCTCCGACTGGTCCTTTGCGGCCGGCCGCTACGGGCGACCGTTTGTCGCAGCGCCCGCGACGTCGGCCGCGCTGCATTTCAGCCTGTCCCATGCCGACGGCTGCGTTGCCTGCGTCGTGTCGCGGCATGAGGCCGTCGGCATCGACGTCGAAACCGTGTCGCGGCGGGTCGCGCCGCTGTCGACCGCGCTTCGCTTCTTTGCGCCGGAAGAGGTCGAAACCTTGCGCGGCCTGCCGGAGCCCGCGGCGATCGAGCGCTTCTTCGACTACTGGACGCTCAAGGAGGCCTATCTGAAGGCCAGGGGTTTTGGGCTCAATCTGCCGCTCGATGCCTTCGCGATGCAGGTGTCGCAGGAGGCCATCGAGATCAGCTTCAAGCCCGACATCACCGACGATCCCCAGGGCTGGCGCTTCTCGCTGTGCTCGCCATCGCCGTCGCATCGCCTCGCGATCGCCGACGGCTCCCGCGCCGACGGCGGCCTTCCCATCACCCGCAATGCCTGGCCGCTCCAGGAAGCGGCTGAATGA
- a CDS encoding LLM class flavin-dependent oxidoreductase translates to MTPPRLRVFPAISRNRDPSKYVGELMRVAQFADRNGFEGILLFEGNDVFVQPWAMAQHIMAATTRSSPLIAVNPVYMHPFTAAKFVSSLAQLHGRKVYLNLITGTAVSDLQGLGDEQSHADRYVRLGEFVELMRQLLASPRPVNFEGRFYRAHHLQLRPRPPAELMPEFLIAGQSDAAQRVAKETGCIKMQMLPPDLDRGLNAPGMNFGIFARESREEARQAAKARFRDNPDDRELLALTVENSDSVWKRRLYDGQSGELADNGYWLLPFLTFQADCPYLVGSYAEIGVKLKAFASKGLTTIMLDMVADETEMQHVCKALTASGMF, encoded by the coding sequence ATGACGCCCCCGCGGCTGCGCGTCTTTCCCGCGATTTCGCGCAACCGCGACCCCAGCAAATATGTCGGAGAGCTGATGCGGGTGGCGCAGTTCGCCGACCGCAACGGCTTCGAAGGCATCCTGCTGTTCGAGGGCAACGACGTGTTCGTCCAGCCCTGGGCAATGGCCCAGCACATCATGGCTGCGACGACGCGAAGCTCGCCGCTGATCGCGGTCAATCCGGTCTACATGCACCCGTTCACGGCCGCGAAGTTCGTCTCGTCGCTTGCCCAGCTCCACGGCCGCAAGGTCTATCTCAACTTGATCACGGGGACCGCGGTCAGTGATCTGCAGGGACTGGGCGACGAGCAATCGCATGCAGACCGCTATGTCAGGCTCGGTGAATTCGTGGAGCTGATGCGCCAGTTGCTGGCAAGCCCGCGGCCGGTGAATTTCGAGGGCCGGTTCTACCGTGCGCACCATCTGCAACTTCGCCCGCGCCCGCCGGCGGAGCTGATGCCGGAATTCCTGATCGCCGGCCAATCGGACGCAGCACAGCGCGTGGCGAAGGAGACCGGCTGCATCAAGATGCAGATGCTGCCGCCCGATCTCGATCGCGGGCTGAATGCGCCCGGAATGAATTTCGGCATCTTCGCACGCGAGAGCCGTGAGGAGGCGCGGCAGGCGGCCAAGGCGCGCTTCCGCGACAACCCGGATGATCGCGAACTGCTCGCGCTCACCGTGGAGAACAGCGACTCCGTGTGGAAGCGGCGCCTCTATGACGGCCAGAGCGGCGAGCTCGCCGACAACGGCTATTGGCTGTTGCCGTTCCTGACCTTCCAGGCCGACTGCCCCTACCTCGTCGGCAGCTATGCCGAGATCGGCGTGAAGCTGAAGGCGTTTGCGTCGAAGGGCCTCACCACGATCATGCTCGACATGGTCGCGGACGAGACCGAGATGCAGCATGTCTGCAAGGCGCTCACGGCCAGCGGGATGTTTTAG
- a CDS encoding histone deacetylase family protein gives MKAVHTELHRSHDPQFFLVRGVVKRTTEQPERADRLLKGLKDGKHQLVEPTTFGQGPRARIHSPEYLSFLSEAWDAWTALGDSGPEMIGNIHPVRHAATYPTHIIGKLGWHTADTAAPIGPGTWAAVCAATDVATTAAQMVMDGEDAVYALCRPPGHHAYRDMAGGFCFLNNSAIAAAHLRLKHERVVILDVDVHHGNGTQGIFYARPDVYTVSIHADPSAYYPYVWGYAHERGEGPGLGTNLNIPLAIGTGDDGYIQTLDVARKAIESFAPGALVIALGLDASEHDPLEGMAVTTPGFRRIGQAIAKLGLPTVFVQEGGYLSDILSTNLTSVLAGFEEAR, from the coding sequence GTGAAAGCCGTCCATACCGAGCTGCATCGCAGCCACGATCCGCAATTCTTCCTGGTTCGCGGTGTCGTCAAGCGCACCACCGAACAGCCCGAGCGCGCCGACCGGCTGCTGAAGGGGTTGAAGGACGGCAAGCATCAACTGGTCGAGCCCACCACATTCGGGCAAGGGCCGCGTGCGCGCATTCACAGCCCGGAATATCTGTCGTTCCTGAGCGAAGCCTGGGACGCCTGGACGGCGCTCGGCGATTCCGGGCCGGAGATGATCGGCAACATCCATCCCGTGCGCCACGCCGCGACCTACCCCACCCACATCATCGGCAAGCTCGGCTGGCACACCGCCGACACCGCAGCACCGATCGGTCCCGGCACCTGGGCCGCAGTATGTGCGGCCACCGATGTCGCAACCACGGCGGCGCAAATGGTGATGGACGGCGAGGACGCGGTCTACGCGCTCTGCCGTCCGCCCGGCCATCACGCCTATCGCGACATGGCCGGCGGCTTCTGCTTCCTCAACAACAGCGCGATCGCCGCCGCACATCTGCGACTCAAGCACGAGCGGGTCGTGATCCTCGATGTCGACGTCCATCACGGCAACGGCACGCAAGGCATCTTCTACGCACGCCCTGATGTCTATACGGTCTCGATCCACGCCGATCCCAGCGCGTACTATCCCTATGTCTGGGGCTACGCGCATGAGCGCGGCGAAGGGCCGGGCCTCGGCACCAATCTCAACATCCCCCTGGCCATCGGCACCGGCGATGACGGCTACATCCAGACGCTGGATGTCGCGCGCAAGGCGATCGAGTCCTTTGCGCCCGGCGCCCTCGTGATCGCACTTGGGCTGGATGCATCTGAGCACGATCCGCTTGAGGGCATGGCCGTCACCACGCCCGGCTTCCGCCGCATTGGCCAGGCGATCGCGAAGCTGGGCCTGCCGACCGTGTTCGTGCAGGAAGGAGGCTATCTCTCGGATATTCTAAGTACGAATTTGACTTCGGTGCTGGCGGGATTCGAAGAGGCGCGGTGA
- a CDS encoding SMP-30/gluconolactonase/LRE family protein, which yields MAITSGRNFWCLCSSVCLILVVSSARAETKLFESVQVTPASEYTFGIEGPAADLDGNLFVVNLGKPGTIGKLPAGGAASEPFTALPEGSVGNAIRFDRSGAMFIADYKKHNIFIIPKGATEPAVWFHSDEMNQPNDITIARDGTIYATDPNWKGREGHIWRIAKAADGSVQGQVMSAPRAMGTTNGIDLSPDGKTLYVGESSSGQIWSYAINGNELTGAKLIKAFQPDTVDGLRTDVAGRLYIARILKGTIALMKPNGAVEREIALKGKEPTNLAFGGSDGKTVFVTQRQGGFIESFRTDQQGREHCLQRGRC from the coding sequence ATGGCTATTACATCCGGCAGGAATTTCTGGTGCCTGTGCAGTAGCGTTTGTCTCATCCTCGTGGTCTCGTCGGCCCGCGCGGAGACCAAACTGTTCGAAAGCGTGCAGGTCACGCCCGCCAGCGAATACACATTCGGCATCGAAGGGCCCGCCGCCGATCTCGATGGCAATCTCTTCGTCGTGAATCTCGGCAAGCCCGGCACCATCGGCAAGCTGCCGGCGGGCGGCGCGGCCTCGGAGCCGTTCACGGCACTTCCCGAGGGCAGCGTCGGCAACGCGATCCGTTTCGATCGAAGCGGCGCGATGTTCATTGCCGACTACAAGAAGCACAACATCTTCATCATCCCGAAGGGTGCGACCGAACCCGCCGTCTGGTTTCACTCCGACGAGATGAACCAGCCCAACGACATCACCATCGCGCGCGACGGTACGATCTACGCGACCGACCCGAACTGGAAAGGCCGCGAAGGCCACATCTGGCGGATCGCGAAAGCCGCCGACGGTTCGGTGCAGGGGCAGGTGATGTCCGCGCCGCGCGCGATGGGCACCACCAACGGCATCGATCTCAGCCCTGACGGCAAGACGCTTTATGTCGGGGAATCCAGCAGCGGCCAGATCTGGTCCTATGCGATCAATGGCAATGAGCTCACTGGCGCAAAGCTGATCAAGGCGTTCCAGCCCGACACCGTCGACGGCCTGCGCACCGACGTGGCCGGCCGTCTCTATATCGCACGCATCCTCAAGGGCACGATCGCGCTGATGAAGCCGAACGGTGCGGTCGAGCGGGAGATCGCGCTGAAGGGCAAGGAGCCGACCAACCTCGCGTTCGGCGGCAGCGACGGCAAGACCGTTTTCGTTACCCAGCGCCAGGGCGGCTTCATCGAGTCTTTTCGCACCGATCAGCAGGGCCGCGAGCACTGCCTGCAGCGCGGGCGTTGCTGA
- a CDS encoding PQQ-dependent sugar dehydrogenase, translating into MHHLTFWRECRYKRLFVAVVTGVLLSLASGASSEPVRKSGYAIGAELCGSGDLAFPRLQIDMKAGFCAGLVASEEDRLKFPRSIVQVPGRELFVVADMGGWGHTDGRLLLLDPHAPQGQRFKELLTGIEYPFGLVIGPDKKLYASTAETIFRFDPLADNPRGTVETIIRHMPGRRIRLPDGTRLDESAHPLKQFVFDRNGRLFVNIGSHSDDCITPVPITRPCAAAEGGAAMASIWLFTPPAGGVFPALKPNDPDPPHLVYARGLRNSMALALHPNFPDAGYAFLQGENGRDLPDIFKPNEEINAIEQGKHYGWPYCYDLSTPSPEFRTVLQSGVYKSLCTANALYKPPFSLMPPHGAPLAMLYYHGAKFPELEDKLLVGLHGYRPTGSRVLVYDVDDHGFPKPSPPPVRYHVSCAADPTHSFQTDAGEVAAAPFEELIAGWHRVNGARPQGAPVGMTVAEDGAIWLVEDKNQTVIRIDRAAGDPPPPLPCDTRSQAVIDQLAAFVARDAQNRIRLTTLRKGLVEKHCLGCHSDFGLKPGQSDAEKDSMVLRFMLAQDGWIYPGDPNSGRLRTRLRGIGAEKLMPPGGEALPKTEPGYAGLLDTADTLVARMVPGTRMWIKAGPPQRKFFGRTNKECGEIPASKVVVVTQRSAVDKPGFSRFFRPADPYLNGECSDDDGYYIRQEFLVPVQ; encoded by the coding sequence GTGCATCACCTCACATTCTGGCGCGAATGCCGCTACAAGCGCCTTTTTGTCGCTGTTGTCACGGGAGTGCTGCTCAGCCTTGCCTCGGGAGCCTCCTCCGAACCGGTGAGGAAAAGCGGCTACGCGATCGGCGCGGAGCTCTGCGGCAGCGGCGATCTCGCCTTTCCCAGACTTCAGATTGACATGAAGGCGGGATTTTGCGCCGGCCTCGTCGCCAGCGAGGAGGATCGGCTCAAATTTCCGCGCTCGATCGTCCAGGTGCCCGGCCGTGAGCTGTTCGTGGTGGCCGACATGGGCGGCTGGGGCCACACCGACGGCAGGCTGCTGCTGCTCGATCCGCATGCGCCCCAAGGGCAGAGATTTAAGGAGCTGCTGACCGGCATCGAATATCCGTTCGGTCTGGTGATCGGCCCGGACAAGAAGCTCTATGCCTCGACCGCCGAGACGATCTTCCGGTTCGACCCGCTCGCGGACAATCCGCGCGGCACGGTCGAGACCATCATCCGTCACATGCCCGGGCGCCGGATCCGGCTGCCTGACGGCACCAGGCTCGACGAGAGCGCGCATCCGCTGAAGCAGTTCGTGTTCGACAGGAACGGACGGCTGTTCGTCAACATCGGCTCGCACAGCGACGACTGCATCACGCCGGTGCCGATCACGCGGCCTTGCGCGGCCGCCGAAGGCGGTGCCGCGATGGCGTCGATCTGGTTGTTCACGCCGCCTGCGGGCGGTGTCTTTCCGGCCTTGAAGCCGAACGATCCGGATCCGCCCCATCTGGTCTACGCGCGCGGCTTGCGCAATTCGATGGCGCTGGCGCTGCATCCGAACTTTCCCGATGCCGGCTATGCCTTCCTGCAAGGCGAGAACGGCCGCGATCTGCCCGATATCTTCAAGCCCAACGAGGAGATCAACGCGATAGAGCAGGGCAAGCATTATGGCTGGCCCTATTGCTACGATCTGTCGACGCCGAGCCCCGAATTCAGAACCGTGCTGCAGTCCGGCGTCTACAAGTCGCTTTGCACGGCCAATGCGCTCTACAAGCCGCCGTTCTCACTGATGCCGCCGCACGGCGCGCCGCTCGCGATGCTGTATTATCACGGCGCCAAATTCCCGGAGCTGGAGGACAAGCTGCTGGTCGGCCTGCACGGTTATCGCCCGACCGGCAGCCGCGTCCTCGTCTACGACGTCGACGACCATGGCTTCCCCAAGCCGAGCCCTCCGCCGGTACGCTACCACGTCAGCTGCGCGGCCGATCCGACCCACAGCTTCCAGACCGACGCCGGCGAGGTTGCCGCCGCGCCGTTCGAGGAACTGATCGCCGGCTGGCATCGCGTTAACGGCGCGCGGCCGCAAGGCGCGCCGGTCGGCATGACGGTTGCGGAGGACGGCGCGATCTGGCTGGTCGAGGACAAGAACCAGACCGTGATCCGGATCGATCGCGCCGCGGGCGATCCGCCACCGCCGCTGCCCTGTGATACCCGCAGCCAGGCGGTGATCGACCAGCTCGCAGCCTTCGTCGCCAGGGACGCGCAGAACCGGATTCGGCTCACCACGCTGCGCAAGGGCCTCGTCGAAAAGCACTGCCTCGGCTGCCATTCGGATTTTGGTCTGAAGCCGGGACAGTCGGACGCGGAGAAGGACTCAATGGTGCTCCGCTTCATGCTGGCGCAGGACGGCTGGATCTACCCCGGCGATCCCAACTCGGGCAGGTTGCGCACGCGGCTGCGTGGGATCGGCGCGGAGAAGCTGATGCCGCCGGGCGGCGAGGCATTGCCGAAGACCGAGCCCGGCTATGCCGGCCTGCTCGATACCGCTGACACGCTGGTTGCGAGAATGGTCCCCGGCACGCGGATGTGGATCAAGGCAGGACCGCCGCAACGCAAGTTCTTTGGCAGAACCAACAAGGAATGCGGCGAAATACCGGCCTCCAAGGTCGTCGTCGTGACACAAAGGAGCGCTGTAGACAAACCCGGCTTCAGCCGATTCTTCCGGCCGGCCGATCCCTATTTGAATGGCGAGTGCAGCGACGACGATGGCTATTACATCCGGCAGGAATTTCTGGTGCCTGTGCAGTAG
- a CDS encoding DUF6894 family protein, giving the protein MVQVYFHCSNTDGTLIDHSGTAVTSLTEARDRAAQIMSSMIRTPGTEDWRDWVIHVSGSDGEEIFDLPFTAMLGKPH; this is encoded by the coding sequence ATGGTCCAGGTCTATTTTCACTGCTCCAATACCGACGGCACGCTGATCGATCACAGCGGCACCGCGGTGACCAGCCTGACCGAGGCGCGCGACCGTGCCGCCCAGATCATGAGCTCGATGATCCGGACGCCCGGCACCGAGGATTGGCGTGACTGGGTGATTCACGTCAGCGGCTCCGACGGCGAGGAGATCTTCGATCTCCCCTTCACCGCCATGCTCGGCAAGCCGCATTGA
- a CDS encoding enoyl-CoA hydratase-related protein yields the protein MAGVKQARDGAVGILTLDEPASLNAMTPDLLGALAAAVAEMTRDESVRALVLTGEGRGFCSGQNLKASEALGEDIAAGVMRFYWPAFRALRECRVPVVVAVNGVAAGGGFSLAMAGDIIVAARSASFIQVFSRIALVPDLGSTWLLPRLIGRQRALELMLLNEPLTAERAQEIGLVRQVVDDAKLMEEATALARRLAEGPTRALVATRALIEESEHATYEAQFRREIELQATIRKSADAIEGRNAFVEKRKAKFTGR from the coding sequence ATGGCAGGTGTGAAACAGGCGCGGGATGGCGCGGTCGGGATATTGACGCTGGACGAGCCGGCGAGCCTGAACGCGATGACGCCGGACCTGCTCGGCGCGCTCGCTGCGGCGGTTGCCGAGATGACGCGGGACGAAAGCGTTCGCGCCCTGGTCCTGACCGGGGAGGGACGCGGCTTTTGCTCAGGACAGAATTTGAAGGCATCCGAGGCGCTCGGCGAAGACATCGCCGCCGGCGTGATGCGGTTCTACTGGCCGGCCTTCAGGGCGCTGCGTGAGTGCCGCGTGCCCGTCGTCGTCGCCGTCAACGGCGTCGCGGCCGGCGGCGGCTTCAGTCTTGCGATGGCCGGCGACATCATTGTTGCGGCGCGGTCGGCGAGCTTCATCCAGGTGTTCAGCCGCATCGCGCTGGTGCCGGATCTCGGCTCGACCTGGCTGTTGCCGCGGCTGATCGGCCGGCAGCGCGCGCTCGAGCTGATGCTGCTGAACGAGCCGCTGACGGCCGAGCGCGCCCAGGAGATCGGCCTGGTGCGGCAGGTCGTCGATGATGCGAAGCTGATGGAGGAGGCGACGGCCCTGGCGCGTCGTCTGGCGGAGGGGCCGACGCGCGCTTTGGTCGCGACGCGCGCGCTGATCGAGGAGAGCGAGCATGCGACCTACGAGGCGCAATTCCGCCGCGAGATCGAGCTTCAGGCCACCATCCGCAAGAGCGCCGACGCCATCGAGGGCCGCAATGCCTTCGTCGAGAAGCGCAAGGCGAAATTCACGGGGCGGTAA
- a CDS encoding gamma-glutamyltransferase — MPHQLSLAQTVRKPAVTSKGGIVAAQSRRAAEVGAQVLAAGGDCVDAIVATTFALNVLEPWNSGIGGGGAMVLYRAKENRYEVIDYGMCAPQSLRAADYPLSGEGAASDLFPWPRVKDDRNIHGPGAVAVPGVVAGMEEAHRRHAKLPWKDLVAPAVALAAEGMLVDWWTTLMITSSAADLRRYPGSAATFLKDGLPPSAPWGIKSETRLRLDNLKATLSHLAEAGPRDFYQGDLARSIASDIKADGGSLSVEDLAAFRAHPREPLAIPYRGGKVLATPELTAGPTLAHALRLLQENLKPASAPDAAAYAEYALALQAAYRERLKDMGDADGKRSLGAEYLAPACTTHFSVVDRHGNIAAVTQTLLSSFGSKYVTPHTGIAMNNGIMWFDPTPGTTNSLAPGKRCLTNYTPVIAETKDGKRLAIGASGGRRILPSVMQLASFAMDFGMDLDAAIHQPRIDASEGAIVIGDARLPAEARKTLAERFDYEESRVQVLPQKFACPSVVMRDGDVNSGAVEIFQPWADAVAEG, encoded by the coding sequence ATGCCTCATCAGTTGAGCCTCGCCCAAACCGTCCGCAAACCCGCCGTCACGTCCAAGGGCGGCATCGTCGCCGCGCAATCGCGCCGGGCGGCCGAAGTGGGGGCGCAAGTGCTGGCGGCGGGCGGCGACTGCGTGGACGCGATCGTCGCGACCACCTTCGCGCTGAACGTGCTGGAGCCCTGGAACAGCGGCATCGGCGGCGGCGGTGCGATGGTGCTCTACCGCGCCAAGGAAAATCGCTACGAGGTGATCGACTACGGCATGTGTGCGCCGCAGAGCCTGCGCGCCGCCGACTATCCGCTCAGCGGCGAGGGCGCGGCCTCCGATCTCTTCCCGTGGCCGCGGGTCAAGGACGACCGCAACATCCACGGCCCCGGCGCGGTCGCCGTGCCCGGCGTCGTCGCCGGCATGGAAGAGGCGCACCGCCGCCACGCCAAATTGCCGTGGAAGGATCTGGTCGCACCGGCCGTCGCACTCGCTGCCGAGGGCATGCTGGTCGACTGGTGGACCACGCTGATGATCACGAGCTCGGCCGCCGATCTCAGGCGCTATCCCGGCAGCGCGGCCACGTTCCTGAAGGACGGCCTGCCGCCGAGCGCACCGTGGGGCATCAAGTCCGAGACGCGGCTGCGGCTGGACAATCTGAAGGCGACGCTGTCGCATCTTGCCGAAGCCGGCCCGCGCGATTTCTATCAGGGCGATCTCGCCAGGAGCATCGCCTCCGACATCAAGGCCGACGGCGGCTCGCTGTCGGTGGAGGATCTCGCCGCATTCCGCGCTCATCCGCGCGAGCCGCTGGCGATCCCCTATCGCGGCGGCAAGGTGCTCGCGACGCCGGAGCTCACGGCCGGACCGACGCTGGCGCATGCGCTGCGTTTATTGCAGGAGAATTTGAAACCAGCGAGCGCGCCCGATGCGGCCGCCTATGCCGAATATGCGCTTGCGCTGCAAGCCGCCTATCGCGAGCGGCTCAAGGACATGGGCGATGCCGACGGAAAGCGCTCGCTCGGCGCCGAATATCTCGCACCCGCCTGCACGACCCATTTCTCGGTCGTCGACCGCCACGGCAACATCGCGGCGGTCACGCAGACGCTGCTCTCGTCCTTCGGCTCGAAATACGTGACGCCGCACACCGGCATCGCCATGAATAACGGCATCATGTGGTTCGACCCGACGCCGGGCACCACCAACTCGCTTGCCCCCGGCAAGCGCTGCCTCACCAATTACACGCCGGTCATTGCCGAGACGAAAGATGGCAAGCGGCTTGCGATCGGCGCGTCCGGCGGCCGGCGCATCCTGCCCTCGGTGATGCAGCTCGCGTCCTTTGCGATGGATTTCGGCATGGACCTCGATGCCGCCATCCACCAGCCGCGCATCGACGCCAGCGAAGGCGCGATCGTGATCGGGGATGCCCGCCTGCCAGCGGAAGCACGCAAGACGCTGGCGGAACGCTTCGACTATGAGGAAAGCCGGGTGCAGGTCCTGCCGCAGAAATTCGCCTGCCCGAGCGTGGTGATGCGCGACGGCGACGTCAATTCCGGCGCGGTCGAGATCTTCCAGCCCTGGGCCGATGCGGTGGCGGAGGGCTGA
- a CDS encoding enoyl-CoA hydratase-related protein translates to MNYEQIICETDGPLLILTLNRPDKLNAYTGAMGAEITDAFQRADADDAIRAVIVTGSGRAFCAGADVSGGAKSFDTSGSHGAGVFSSSGQRSGRFIEAIFNCRKPSIAAINGAAVGVGITMTLPMDVRIAAKGARIGFIFARRGLVPEAGSAWFLPKLVGLPQSLRWCLSGRTFDADEALKGGLVSETVEPAELLDRAKEIGHEMSDETSPVAIALTRQMLWRFAGAPDPFGLLEIDKPMSIERGGHADVREGVQSFIEKRKPSFPGKVSQDMPSQYPWWKDRADG, encoded by the coding sequence ATGAACTATGAGCAGATCATTTGCGAAACCGACGGCCCCCTGCTCATCCTCACCCTTAACCGCCCCGACAAGCTGAACGCCTATACCGGCGCGATGGGCGCGGAAATCACCGACGCGTTCCAGCGCGCTGATGCCGACGACGCTATCCGCGCCGTGATCGTCACCGGCTCCGGCCGCGCCTTCTGCGCCGGCGCCGACGTCTCCGGCGGTGCCAAGAGTTTCGACACCTCGGGGAGCCACGGCGCCGGCGTATTTTCAAGCTCGGGCCAGCGCAGCGGCCGTTTCATCGAAGCCATCTTCAACTGCCGCAAGCCGTCGATCGCCGCGATCAACGGTGCGGCCGTCGGCGTCGGCATCACCATGACGCTGCCGATGGACGTGCGCATCGCGGCGAAAGGTGCGAGGATCGGCTTCATCTTCGCACGGCGCGGCCTCGTGCCGGAGGCCGGCAGCGCCTGGTTCCTGCCGAAGCTGGTCGGCCTGCCCCAATCGCTGCGCTGGTGCCTCTCAGGCCGTACCTTCGATGCCGACGAGGCACTGAAGGGCGGGCTCGTCAGCGAGACGGTCGAGCCTGCCGAGCTGCTCGATCGCGCCAAGGAGATTGGTCACGAGATGAGCGACGAGACCTCGCCGGTCGCGATCGCGCTCACGCGACAGATGCTATGGCGCTTCGCCGGCGCGCCCGATCCGTTCGGACTGCTGGAGATCGACAAACCGATGTCGATCGAGCGCGGCGGTCACGCCGACGTGCGCGAGGGCGTTCAATCCTTCATCGAGAAGCGAAAGCCGTCATTCCCGGGAAAAGTCTCGCAGGACATGCCGAGCCAGTATCCGTGGTGGAAGGACCGCGCCGACGGCTAG
- a CDS encoding NAD(P)/FAD-dependent oxidoreductase, with amino-acid sequence MTARLPLPPSLYADTAVAPVATPPLDVDKTVSVAIVGGGYTGLSTALHLAEQGVEALVLEAQEPGWGASGNNGGHTNPGLKHDPDQIEADFGAELGRRMIDFAYGTTNFTHELIRRYQIPCEARQNGTLRTAYNEASAAAIEATAKQCIRRGMPVTYLNREQLREMTGTDRYIGGMLDSRGGDLHPLSYARGLARAAISAGAKVHGETPALSLRRDGSRWRIETPRAIVHADKVLLATNGFTDDLWPALRRTIVPVFSSIAATAPLSDEVARSIMPTRPVLYESGHITVYYRIDQQNRLLMGGRGPMRWISAPDDVAYLMRYAERLWPQLKGVAWTHGWNSRLAITGDHYPHVHEPAESVLISLGCNGRGVALSTAMGAQLARRLVGGAKAEIDMPVTGIKPIPMHAFWPVGVTTAVIAGRVRDRLGI; translated from the coding sequence ATGACTGCGCGCCTGCCTCTGCCGCCCTCCCTCTATGCCGACACGGCCGTCGCGCCGGTCGCCACGCCGCCGCTCGATGTCGACAAGACCGTCTCCGTCGCGATCGTCGGCGGCGGCTACACCGGCCTGTCCACGGCGCTGCATCTTGCGGAGCAGGGTGTCGAGGCCCTGGTGCTGGAGGCGCAGGAGCCCGGCTGGGGCGCATCCGGCAACAATGGCGGCCACACCAATCCCGGCTTGAAGCACGATCCCGACCAGATCGAAGCGGATTTCGGCGCCGAACTCGGCCGCCGCATGATCGACTTTGCCTACGGCACCACGAACTTCACGCATGAGTTGATCCGCCGCTACCAGATCCCGTGCGAGGCGCGGCAGAACGGCACGCTGCGCACGGCGTATAATGAGGCCAGCGCCGCTGCGATCGAGGCGACCGCGAAGCAGTGCATCCGCCGCGGCATGCCCGTGACCTATCTGAACCGCGAGCAGCTGCGTGAGATGACCGGCACCGACCGCTATATCGGCGGCATGCTGGACAGCCGCGGCGGCGATCTGCATCCTCTCAGCTACGCGCGCGGCCTCGCGCGCGCCGCGATCTCGGCAGGGGCCAAGGTCCATGGCGAAACGCCGGCGCTGTCGCTCCGTCGCGACGGCAGTCGCTGGCGCATCGAGACGCCGCGTGCAATCGTGCATGCCGACAAGGTGCTGCTCGCCACCAATGGCTTTACCGACGATCTCTGGCCCGCGCTCCGCCGCACCATCGTGCCGGTGTTCTCGTCGATCGCCGCCACCGCACCGCTTTCGGACGAGGTCGCCCGCTCGATCATGCCGACGCGCCCGGTGCTCTACGAAAGCGGCCACATCACGGTTTATTACCGCATCGATCAGCAGAACCGCTTGCTGATGGGCGGCCGCGGCCCGATGCGCTGGATCAGTGCGCCGGACGATGTGGCCTATCTCATGCGCTATGCCGAGCGGCTATGGCCGCAGCTCAAGGGCGTGGCCTGGACCCATGGCTGGAACAGCCGGCTCGCGATCACCGGAGATCATTACCCGCATGTGCACGAGCCCGCGGAAAGCGTCCTGATCTCGCTCGGCTGCAACGGCCGCGGCGTCGCGCTCTCGACCGCGATGGGAGCGCAGCTCGCGCGCCGCCTGGTCGGCGGCGCCAAGGCCGAGATCGACATGCCTGTCACCGGCATCAAGCCGATCCCGATGCATGCGTTCTGGCCCGTTGGCGTGACGACGGCCGTGATCGCCGGCCGCGTGCGCGACCGGCTCGGGATCTAG